The DNA window AGGCCTTTCTGTAGTGCCTCGGGGAACGTCCTGCCGATCGCCATCACCTCACCGACCGACTGCATCGAGAGCCCGAGGCGCGGCTGGGTGTGGCGGAACTTCTCGAACGCAAACCTGGGAATCTTCACGACGACGTAGTCGAGCGCGGGCTCGAAACAGGCGGGCGTCTTCTCCGTGATGTCGTTCGGGATCTCGGCGAGCGTGTAACCGACGGCAAGTCGGGCGGCGATCTTCGCGATCGGGAAACCGGTCGCTTTGGATGCGAGAGCCGAGGAGCGGGATACGCGGGGATTCATTTCGATGACGACCCGGCGCCCGGTTTCGGGATCGACGGCGAACTGAATGTTCGAGCCTCCGGTCTCGACTCCGATCGCGCGAATCACCTGAATTGCCTCGTCCCGCATCGCCTGGTATTCGAGATCGGAGAGAGTCATCTGTGGCGCCACGGTGATCGAGTCGCCCGTATGGACCCCCATCGGATCGAGGTTTTCGATCGAGCAGACGATGATGACGTCATCGTTTGCGTCGCGCATCAGCTCGAGCTCGAACTCCTTCCATCCGAGCACCGACTCTTCGATGAGGACCTTGTGTACGGGAGAGAGTCGGAGGCCCCGCTCGACGATCTCGCGAAGCTCTTCGACGTTGTACGCGATGCCACCACCGCTGCCTCCGAGCGTGAACGAGGGGCGGACGACGAGCGGATAGCCGATCTCGACCGCGAGCGTCACCGCTTCGTCGATCGATCCGACGTGCCCGGAGCGGGGCACCGCAATCCCCTCAGCCTCCATCGTCTCCTTGAACAGCTGCCGGTCTTCGGCGCGTCGAATCGTGTCGTAGCTGGCTCCGATCAGCTCGGCTCCGGTCTCCTCGAGTACGCCCATCTCATGGAGCGCGATCGCGAGGTTCATCCCGGTCTGTCCACCCACCGTCGGAAGGATCGCGTCGGGCCTTTCCATCCGGACGATCTCGGCGACGACCTCGGGCGTCAGCGGCTCGATGTAGGTCCGGTCGGCGAGACGCGGGTCGGTCATGATCGTCGCAGGGTTGGAGTTGACCAGAATCACGCGGTAGCCTTCTTCGCGAAGAGCCTTGCATGCCTGCGTGCCGCTGTAGTCGAACTCGCACGCCTGACCGATCACGATGGGTCCACTTCCAAGGATCAGGATCGATTCAATGTCGTTTCGTCTCGGCATCTCGGCGCGGGGATCATAGCAGGGTGCCCCGGGAGCCATTCTTGCTTCGGAGCAGACGCGTGACCGACAGGCTCGTCAACTGGGAAGCGCTGGAGCTCACCGTCGACGGAGCGAAGCTCGAGCGGATCGCCCAGCGGCGGATCAAAGCCTCCGGAGCGCCCATCGAAAAGCTGCGACTCACCTTCGCCGATTCCCTGTTGCGGGTCAACGGTTCGTACCGGAAAGTGATCGCGATTCCCTTCGAGGTCCGGATCGAGCGGCTCGAGACCAGAGGAAAGGAGCTGGTCGTCCCGATCGGTTCGATTTCCGCGGGAGGTCTTCCGGTACCGAAGATCCTTTCCTCGTTGATCGAGGCAGCGGTTGCCGATGGCGCAATCCGATACGATGGGAAGAGGGTGGTGATCCGACTGGACCGATTCTTGCCAGATTTCGTAGATGTCGAGATCGCCGAGGCTCGGATCATCAGAAGCGGTCTGTTCATTCGGACAGCGAGTGGTGGAGCCGACCCGCCGGAACCCGGAGGAATGAATGTCTGACGACCCTGAAATCATCGAGCCGGAAGTAGAGACGTCGATTCGTGCCGACCTGGACGAAAGCCGTGCGAACCGCTTCTACGATCGGATCAGAAAGAGGATCCTCCGCACGGTCGAAATGCGCGGCACGAAGCTCGGCCGGAAGGGTGATTTTCTTCTGCTCGCCCCCGATGTTTTCATCCTTCTTTTCCGACTGTTCAACGACGATCGCGTCTCGGCAAAGAACAAGGCACTCCTCGGTTCGGGTCTCGCCTACTTCATCTTTCCGCTCGACGTCGTTCCGGAGGCCATCTTTGGTCCCATCGGCTTTCTCGATGATCTCGTTTTCGGCGTCTACATTCTGAACAAGATGCTCACCGACACCGACGAGGAGATTCTCAGACAGCACTGGAGTGGCGACGTCGACCTGCTGGCGATGATCCGGAAGGTGCTGATGTCGGCCGAGAAACTGGTCAGCCGGCAGTTCGTCGATCGGATCAGGAAAATCGTCGGCTGATCATCCCCGGAGACGAAGCGCCAGAGTCGCGAGGCCGAGAAACGAGAAGAAGCCAGCCACGTCGGTCAGCGTCAAAACGAAGATCGACGAAGAGACCGCCGGATCGAAGTCGAAGCGCTCCAGGATCAGCGGGATCAGACTCCCGAGCGTGCTCGCGATCGTCATTGCAGCCGTCATCGCGATCATGATCAGGCCCGCGAGCAACGGGTCCCTCGTCCAGATCAGAACGATCACCGCCGCGAGCAGACCGTTCGCCAGCCCGTTCATCAGTCCGACCAGCAGTTCCTTCCACACCACCCCCAGCCCGGTCCTCCACTGAACCTCCCCGAGTGCGAGCGCCCGGACGAACACCGTGAGGCTCTGCATTCCGGCATTGCCGCCGAGACCGCCCACGATCGGCATCAGCGCTGCCAGGATCGCCCAGCGCCCGATGGTACCTTCGAATAGAGAGATGACGGCCGCGGTAAGGAATGTCATGACGAGATTCACGACGAGCCACGGGAAGCGCGAACGGAAAGCGGATCGCGCGTTGCTCGTGATCCGTTCGCTCACGGCGACGCCGCTCAGATGGAGCAGGTCTTCCTCGGCCTGTTCCTGAATGACGTCGATGATGTCATCGACCGTGACGACACCGAGCAGCCGGTT is part of the Acidobacteriota bacterium genome and encodes:
- a CDS encoding DUF1232 domain-containing protein encodes the protein MSDDPEIIEPEVETSIRADLDESRANRFYDRIRKRILRTVEMRGTKLGRKGDFLLLAPDVFILLFRLFNDDRVSAKNKALLGSGLAYFIFPLDVVPEAIFGPIGFLDDLVFGVYILNKMLTDTDEEILRQHWSGDVDLLAMIRKVLMSAEKLVSRQFVDRIRKIVG